From the genome of Streptomyces xanthophaeus:
GTTCGGCGGCGTGCCTCGCCCTGGCCGTGGTGGTGCTGATGTCACGGGTGCCCGAGATCCGCGGTGCGGACGCGGTGGACGAGCCGGACGGAGCAGAGAAGGAACAGGGCGACGCCACGGCATGGCGGGCGATGCTCCGGGTCGCCACGCCGGCGCTGGTGACGCTTGTCGTGGTGTCCGGACTGATGCATGCGACGTTGACGCCCTACATCATTTTCACGCAGAAGACCCTCTCCGATCAGGGAGCGGGCACCGCATTGGTCAGCGTGGTCATATCGGCGGGATTCTTCGCCGGCGGGCTCACTCCGCTGCTGTCGGACCGCGCGGACCGGCGCATCGGCCATCGGGTCATGGTCCCGGTGTCTCTCCTGACGCTCGCCGCGGCACTCGGCCTGAGCGGCCTCGGCCTTGTCTGGGTCACCATCGCCGCGTTCCTGGCCCTGGTCGGGATTCCCGAGATCACCGCCGTGATCGTGGACAACGTGTTCAACGGGGCCGTGCCGTCGCGCCACCGGGCGAGCCTGCTGTCGATGATCGCATTCGTGGAGTCGGCGCTCATCGGCATCGGCTATCTCGTCCTCGGCGGGCTCATGGACGGGCTGGGCTCCGGTGTGGGCATGGCCGCCTATGCCGCGGTCCCCCTGCTGGCATGCCTCCTGTGGCTCCCGGTGCTCTTCCGGGGGGCACGGGTAACCACCGAGACCGAGCAGCCCGCCGGCCGCAAGGCATCCTGAAACCGGCCATCTCGACCGATGCCCTGCCCGATGGCAGGGCGGGTACGGGAT
Proteins encoded in this window:
- a CDS encoding MFS transporter, with protein sequence MTGTTEALGGSAAVGHAARSVTRPFYMYAVLTNTLFQRGVFVLFLQQRGFSAGQVALLQTLLYLVSGVAELPTGVIADRIGRRAAIVIGQMLMAGCLLGQVASSDYWLFLALFVGQGVGMACVSGSETALLYDLLVRRGATADYVRIKSRFTMLGTVTSGAAIVLGGQLQQISWGVVYAGSAACLALAVVVLMSRVPEIRGADAVDEPDGAEKEQGDATAWRAMLRVATPALVTLVVVSGLMHATLTPYIIFTQKTLSDQGAGTALVSVVISAGFFAGGLTPLLSDRADRRIGHRVMVPVSLLTLAAALGLSGLGLVWVTIAAFLALVGIPEITAVIVDNVFNGAVPSRHRASLLSMIAFVESALIGIGYLVLGGLMDGLGSGVGMAAYAAVPLLACLLWLPVLFRGARVTTETEQPAGRKAS